AGGAACTTCCCCGTGGACGTACGGGGGATCTGGTCGACGAACACGATGTCGTCCGGCAGCCACCACTTGGCGAACTTGGGGCGCAGGAAGTCGAGCAGCTCGTCCTTGGTGGCCGACTGCCCCGGCTTGAGCACCACCACGGCCAGCGGGCGCTCCTGCCACTTGGGGTGCGGGACGGCGATCACCGCGGCCTCCGCCACGGCCGGGTGGGCCATGAGCTCGTTCTCCAGGGCCACCGAGCTGATCCACTCGCCGCCCGACTTCACCAGGTCCTTGGCGCGGTCCTTGATCTCGATGTAGCCCTGGGGGTCGATGGTGACGATGTCACCCGTGCGGAGCCAGCCGTCGTCCGTCCAGCGGTCGCCCGCCTCCGGGGCCTCGAAGTAGGCCGACGCCACCCAGGGGCCGCGGATCTCCAGCTCGCCCATGGTCTGCCCGTCCCAGGGGACCAGGCCCTGGTCGTTGCGGGCCCGGATCTCGATGAAGGGGATGGGTCGACCCTGTTTCGCCCGGTAGTCGTACTGGACGTCCGCCGGCGCCTCCTGGAGCTCCGGGGTGAGGGTGGACACGGTGCCGAGGGGCGTCGTCTCCGTCATGCCCCAGGCGTGGACCACCCGCAGGCCGTGGCGTTCCTGGAAGGCCTGGATCATGCCCCGCGGGGCCGCCGACCCGCCGACCACCATGGCCCGCAGGCTGGAGAGGTCCCAGCGGCCCGGATTCCGGTCCAGCTCCTGGAGGATGCCCAGCCAGATGGTGGGGACGCCGGCGGTCAGGGTGCCCCGCTCCTGGGACAGGTCTTCCAGAAGGCTGCCGGGATCGAGGTGTGGGCCGGGGAAGACCTGCTTGGCGCCGACCAGGGTGGCCGCGAAGGGCAGCCCCCAGGCATTGACGTGGAACATCGGCACCACCGGCAGGACCACGTCGGCCTCCCGCACCCCCAGGGTGTCGGCCAGCGCCGCGGCCAGGGAGTGCAGGGCGATGGCTCGGTGCGAGTAGAGCACTCCCTTGGGCCGCCCCGTGGTGCCCGACGTGTAGCACATGGCGGCGGCGTCGTTCTCGTCCAGATCGGGGTCCTCGTAGTGGCTCTCGTCCGCTTCCGCCAGCAGCTGCTCGTAGTCCAGCATGCCCGCGGGCACGTCGCCCTCGGCGCCGACCACCACCACGTGCTCCAGTTTCACCCGCTCGCGGAACCGCTCGAACAGGGGCAGGAGGATGTGATCGACCAGCAGGACCCGATCCCCGGCATGGTTGACGATGAACGCCAGCTCGTCGGGGTGGAGCCGCAGGTTCAGCGTGTGGAGGACCGCGCCGGCGCTCGGGACGCCGAAGTAGGCCTCCAGGTGCTGGTGGTGATTCCAGCACAGGGTGGCGACGCGATCCCCCCGACCGACGCCCAGCTCGCGCAACGCCACGGCCAGCCGCTTGGCCCGGCGGACGAAGTCGGCGTACGTGTAGCGATGAAAACTCTTGTCCGGCAGGGGGGTGACGATCGCCTTGCCGCCGAACAGTTGCTCCGCCCTCCGCAACATGGCGGGGATCGTCAGCTGGTAATCCAGCATCAGTCCGCGCATGCAGCACCCCTCCCGCACGATCGACGGCCGCGGCCCTGGCGGCCGCGGGCTTTGGGGGCGTCGCCCGGCCGCCGGCCGCCGTCGCCCGCGGCGGGGCCGACGGGCCGGGTTCGTCCGGAAGAACCGGCCCCCCGCGGCCCGCCCCCCGCCCTCGCGGCGGCCGCCGCGATGCCCGGCGGCGACTCCCACCCTGCATCCCCCAGCGCATCCGACCCCTCCGCCCGGCCGACCGGTTGCCCGAGCGGTTGCACCGTCGACCCGACCCGTGGCGTCGTGGACGCTGCGGCGGGACCATCACCCCCCTGCAGGCCGGTCGCCGGCCCGGGGAACGGCCCGCACCGCCGTCAGCGGCAGGTCCCGCTCCCGGGCCCAGTCCTCCCACTCACGGGCCGGCCGCCGCCGGAAGACGTCGGCCAGGAAGGCCTCCAACGTCCGCGCGTACTCCCATGGCGGAGCGTCCGCCCATGGCCGGGCGTTCTCCGCGGGTGGCGCGTCCTCCGGCACCGGGCGGCCGCCGCCCGAGCCGGTGTCGGCACCAGCGCGCCCCCCACGAGTCGCCCGGACGCCAAGCGCCTCCAGCAGGCGCCGCGCGAAGTGGGGCTCCAGGGCGGCCAGCGCCACCCACCCGTCCTGGGCGGGGTAGCAGCGGTAGAGCGGCAAGCCGCCTCCCAGCACGCCCCCGGGTGCGGTGAGGCCGTGGCGCAGGGGCGCCGCCCAGTCGGCGGCGGCCTCCGCGAGGGGGACCTCGACGTAGCGCGCCGCATGCCCCCGTTCCCGCCCCAGGAGCAGGGCCAGGGCTGCGCTGACCGCCCGCTCGGCGCCGGCCAGGTCGGCCATGAGCGTGCGGGGCAGGACCGGCGGCTCCAGAAGGCCGGCCTCCGCCAGGTAGGTCAGGTCGTGGCCGGGTTCGTCCTGGCGGGGCGGCGGGTAGCCGACCATGGCCACGTAGGCCAGGCGGGGAAACCGGCGGCCCACCTCGGCGGGTGCGAGCCCCAGCCGCGCCAGGGCGGCCGGACGCTGGGCGGTGAGCAGGAGGTCGGCGTCGGCCAGCAGCCGCTCCAGCGCCTCCCGGCCGCGGGGCGTCTTGAGATCGAGGGTGCGCACTTCCTGACCGGCGGTCAGCTGCGCGTACCAGGCCGGGGCGACGGCGGCCAGGGGATCCCCGCCCGGGGGCTCGACCTTGACGACCGTGGCGCCCAGGGCCTGCAGCCGGGCTGCGGCGACGGGACCCGGCACGTTGAGGGCGAGGTTGACCACCCGGCAGCCCCCGAGCGGCAGGGGACAGGGCGGCGAGGTCCATGGGCGGCGGGCGGCGGCGACCATGCCCGGCACCCCCGATCGCGTCGCCAGCAAAGATGGTGCTCCCGGATTTCGCCGCAGGCGCCCGCCGTCCTTCCCGCCGGCGGCGGTCGCCGGACCGCCGCCGGCGGTGGGCGCGGGTCGCGGCCCGCCGCCGGCGGCCGCACCCCCGGCGGCGGGCCGGCGGCTGGGCCTCGGGTCGGCCCTCCGGCCGGTCCTCAGGCCTCGACCAGCGCCCGGTAGAGCAGCGGCAGCGAGACGTCGTACCGGTGGGCGATGCGGAAGTGACCGCCGTCGAACTCCTCGTAGCGGTGGGGGACGCCCAGGCCCTCCAGGGCCCGGTGGAGCTGACGGGCTCCCCAGATCAGATGGAACTCGTCCTGGCGGCCGCAGTCCACGTACACCAGCCGCAGGCGCCGCAGGGCCTCCGCCATCCGGGGGGCCATGCGCACCGGGTCCATCGCCAGCCAGCGATCCCAGACCGCCGGCCGCAGGGCGCCGGTCTCCAGCTCCACGGGCAGGGCGATGCCGTAGGGCTCGGCGGGATCGGGGGAGTAGCAGGCGGCCATGGCCAGGACGTTCAGGGAGCTGTGCCAGGGGCCGCCGGGCTCCTCGCCGCGGTCCCGCAGCCGGCGATAGGCCGCCATGTACGCGTCCAGCCCGCCGAGCTGGTGGACGTGCCGGAGGAACTTGGGAAAGTCCGGGAGGTAGCAGTACTCGAAGGCCATGTCCCCCGCGTGGCAGGCGCAGGCCCGGAAGACCTCGGGGTGGCGGGCCGCCTGGACCAGGGCGCCGTAGCCGCCCGACGACTTGCCCGCGATCCCGTGGGCGCGGACGCGGTAGCGTCCCTCGAGCAGCGGCACCAGCTCCTGGACCAGGTAGTCCTCGTACCGGCCGACGGCCGGCGAGTTGAGGTACTGGCTGCCGCCCAGGTAGGTGAAGCAGTCCGGCAGGGCGACGATCACCGGGCCGATGCGCCCCTGGGCGTAGAGCCGGCCCAGGCGCTCCGGGAGGGTCTCCTCCCAGGGGTCGTAGTTGAGCAGGCGGGCGCCGGTGCCGCCGAAGCCCGCCAGCAGCCAGATGCAGGGCACCGGCTCTGCCGGGAGCCCGTCGGGCGGGACCAGGACCCACAGGGAGCGCTCCACGGGGTCGTCCCACGGGTTTCCCTCCAGCACCCGGCTGCGATGGCGGAGCTCGACGGGCTGGAACGGCGGATGGACGGCGCGGTGCACGGCGGATCACCTCGTGGGTGGGCGGACCGCCTCGCCACCGCCGGCTCGGGGCGGGTCCGCCCGTTGTGGTACCTTCTAATTTAGTCACGAAGGCGGCAGCGACCGCCAGCGCCAGGCGGATGGAGGGTCGCCGTTGCTGCAAGGATACCTGGCCGGCATCCGCCGGCTGACCGTGCGCCAGGTCCCCGTGCCCGAGCCGGGGCCGGGGGAGGTGGTGGTGCGGATCCGTCGCGCCCTGACCTGCGGCACCGATCTCAAGACCTTCCGCCGCGGTCACGCCCGGCTGCCCGTGCCCGGTCCCTTCGGCCACGAGGCGTCGGGCGTCGTCCACGCCGTCGGCGAGGGGGTCCGGCGCTTCCGGCCGGGCGATCCCGTGATGTGGGTGCCGACCGCCCCCTGCGGTGCCTGCCCGCCCTGCCGCCGCGGGCAGGAGAACCTCTGCCAGCGGCTGTTCGAGCCCGAACGGATGGCCCTGGGCGCGTATGCCGAATTCATCCGCTTGCCGGCCCCGGTGGTCTCCCGGCACCTGTTCCCCAAGCCCGACCACCTGAGCTTCGAGGAGGCGGCCTTCCTCGAGCCGCTGAGCTGCGTGGTGCGCGGGTGGCGACGCCTGGGCAAGCCGCCCGAGGTGGTGGTGCTGGGCACCGGCACCATCGGGCTGCTGCACGTCATGGTGGCCCGGGCGCTGGGGCTGGCCCGGGTGGTCGTGGTGGGGCGTCGCCCGGCGGGGCTCGAGCTGGCCCGCGAGGTCGGAGCCACGGAGACCGTGAGGGCCGACGCCCAGGAGGCCGCGCCCCGGGTGCAGGCGCTGTTCGGCGGCGAGGGGCCGGCGGCGGTGATCGAGGCCACCGGCCGGGCCGAGGGCTGGCAGGCGGCGGCCCAGTGGGTGCGGCCGGGGGGCCGGGTCCTGCTCTTCGGCGGCCTGGCGGGGGGCACCTGGGTCCACTTCGAGGCCTACCGCCTCCACTACGAAGAGGTCGATCTGCTGGGCTCCTTCCACTACACCCCGGCGGATGTGCGCGAGGCCTACGGGCTGCTGGCCCAAGGGCGACTGCCCGTGGCGCGGCTGATCACCCATCGCCGTCCGTTGGTCGAGCTGCCCACGGTGTTCCAGGCCTTGGATCGGGGCGAGGCCATCAAGGTGGCCCTGGTTCCCGAGGGGGACGAACCCGGCCCGGGCGGCGACGACGCGTAGGTCCTCCCCGCGGACCCCGCGGACCCCGCGAACCGGGGCCCGCGCCCCATGCAAGCCCTCTGGGTGGAGGGAGGCCTGCTTCGATGCCCGAACCTGCGCGCCCCGACGGTTCCGTGTCGCCGCCCCTTCCCGAGCGGATGCGGGTGGCGCGCCTCGACGCCCGGGGCCGTGTCGAGGTGGCCTGGATGCCGGTGCCGCGGCCGGGACCGGGTGAGGCCCTGGTCCGCCTGCGGGCGTGCGGCATCTGCTCCAGCGACCTCCTGGACTGGTACGTGGCGGAGAAGGCCCGGCAGGGCCCCTTCGTCTTCGGTCACGAACCGGCCGGGGAGATCGTGGCCCTGGGCCCCGGGACGACGCCACCGCCCGGGCTCGGGGTGGGCAGCCGCGTGTTCGTCCACCACCACGCGCCCTGCATGGGCTGCGCCGCCTGCCGGCGGGGGGACTACGTCCACTGCCCGGTCTGGCGCCGGACTGGCCTGATCCCGGGGGGCATGGCCGAGTACGCGGTGGTGGCGCCCCAGGTCCTGCAGCACGACACCCTCCCCCTGCCGGACGACGCCGGCTGGGAGGTGGGCGTCCTGGTGGAGCCGGTGGCCTGCGCCGTCCACGCCCTGCGGCGGGCGGCGTTCCGGCCGGGGTCGCGGGTGCTGGTGATCGGCGCCGGCTTCATGGGGCAGGTGCTGGGCCTGGTGGCCCGGGCGTGGGGGGCCGTGGAGCGGGCCGTGGTCGACCGGTTGCCGGGCCGGCTGGCCTGGGCGGCGCGGCGCTGGGCGACGCTGGTGATCGATGTCGGGGACGGCGGGGCCGGTTCGTCCGCGCCGGGGACCGCGCCGCCCGGGACCGTGCCGTGGCTGCGTGCCCCCGCGCACCCGGCGGCGGCTGAGCCGGCCGGCGTCGCCCGGCTGCTGCAGGAGCGATGGGGGGAGGGGGCGGACCTGGTGCTGGTGTCGCCCGCGGGGGAGGAACCGTTGCGCCTGGGCATCGCCGCGGCCCGTCCGGGCGGGACCGTGGTGATGTTCGCGCCCACCGCCCCGGGGCGCGACCCCGCCATCCCCGGACACGACGTGTTCTTCCGCGAGATCCGGCTCGTCCCCAGCTACTCGGCGGGACCCGACGACACCCGGGACGCCCTGGCGCTGCTGGCCGCGGGCCTGATCCCGGCCGCGGAGCTGGTCACCCACCGCTACCCCTTGGAGCAGGTCGGCACGGCCTATCGTCGGGTCAAGGACCCGGATGCCCTGAAGGTCGTGGTCGAGCTCTGACGGGGTGGGTCCGGATCGCCCGTCGCGACGCGCGGCTGCCGATTTGGGCGCCGCACCGCTCGAGGGCGCGGACCGCGGTGCGGGGACGCGGGCTGGGCGGGCGCGGCCCGGGGACGGGCGGCGCGCCGTCGGCACGCCGCGGGGGAACCGCCGGCCGCACCGCCGGCCGCCGGGGTCGACCGGCGGCCGGGACCGGCCGGGAAGCGGTGCCGGGGGGCCGCGGGGCCGGACGGCGGAACGTCCCCGACGGGGCCCCCTTGGGGCGGGATGACGGGGCAGCCGGGCGGGATGACGGGGCGGCCGGGTGGAGGAGGGAGACGAGGCGATGGCAGCCGTGGACGGCAGCACGAAGAGCGGGTCGGCCCTCGGCCCGGACGCGGCGGCGCCCGCGGCCAACCGGCCCCTGTCGGCGGAGGAGTTCGCCCGCCTGCGGGTGCGCCGGTTCGACCCCACGACCTTCCGCTGGGAGGGGATCCCGGACCAGGTCTACCAGGGACCCGAGGAGCCGGCCCCGCGGTTCCGGAACGTGATCCGGCGCACCCTGGTGCCGGGCGGGGCGACCCCGGCGTCCTTCGAGGTGCGCTACTTCGAGGTGGGGCCGGGGGGCTACTCGCGCCTGGAGCTCCACCAGCACATCCATGCGGTCCTGGTCCTGCGGGGCCAGGGCGAGGTGCAGCTGGGCGACGAGGTCCACCGGGTGCGTCCCTTCGACCTGATCTACGTGCCGCCCCGGACGCCCCACCAGTTCCGCCACCGGGGCGGCGACGGGGCGGAGCCCTTCGGCTTCCTGTGCGTGGTCGACGCGCAGCGGGACCGGCCGCAGCCGCTGGATGGGGGCCCTGGCGAGGGGTGAGGCCACCCGGCCGGTGGCCCGGCAGGCGACGGGTCCCGCGGCCGGCCACTGCCGGCCTGCGCGGGGCGTGGGCGCACCCGGCCGGGCCCGCAGGCGACGCGTCCCGCGGTCAGCCACTGCCGGCCTGCGTGGAGGCGAGCGGACCCGGCCGGTGGCCCGCCGGCGGCGGGAGCGGCTGCGGCTGCGGCGCCGGTTCCGCGGGCGGGGCCCGCGAGGGGTGTGCGCCGCTGCGGGCCTCCGCGGCGCCCCGCCTTGGCGGTGGGCAAGCCGGCTCACGGCCGGCGGCTTGGGCGCAGTCACCGGAAGGGCTGCAGGGATCCCGGCGGTCGGCCGACGGCGAAGGACGGCACGGGGCGGGGTCGGGGTCGCCCCGTGACCGACGAACCCGGCCCGGTCGAGGACGTCCACGGACGGGCCGTCGGCGGGGGCGCGGGACGGCCCGGGGCGCCACCGGTCGGGCGCGGGGCGGCGAAGACGTGGCCGGATGCCGCACCGGGCGGCATGGCGGTAGCCGGCAGATGGGCAGGGACCGCCACCGGTCGCGATCGGGAGGCCCGGTGTCGGCTGGCTCCGGCACCGGCGGTCGCCGGGGAGCCCTGGGGCGAGGCAGGAGCCGGCGCCTCCGCTGCGGCCTCGCCCTGGGGGCGGGCGGCGGCCCAGGAGCTCGGATCCCCACCAGGCTCGGATGGCGGGCCCGACCCGTCGGCTGCTGATGCGTCCGATCCGGCGGGCGTCGACCGGCCGGGCGTGGCCGGGGGAGGGGTCGTGGCGTCCCTCGCCTGCTGCGCCTCCTGCGGGGCGGCGTCCGCTCCGGCCTCGGAACCCGGCGGGACCGGGTCGTCGTCGGCGGCGGGATCCTGCCGCGGTGCGGCATGCTGCGGCGGGTCCTGGCCCGCGGGCGCGGATCGGTCGCCGGCGGTGGCGCGGACGGTCCCCCCGGGGTCGTCCGCTGCCGGGGCCGGGTCCGTCGGGGGCACGAGGGCATCGGCGGGCCCGCCGAAGAAGGTCACCAGCCCCTGGTAGATGGCGGTGGCCACCGCCTCCGCCGGCCACGCGGCGGGCAAGCGCAGCGTTACGGCCAGACGGGGCACCAGGACCCGGGCGGTCGTCGGCGCGGCCGCGCCGACGACCGCCCGCGGGCCGTGGCCCGGGTCTTCTGCCGCGTCCGGGGCCCAGGACGTAGGCGGCGCCGCCTCGGGCGGCCTCGCGGCCGCTGGTCTGTCGCACCCCGGGGCCGCCCGGTCGTCGCGTCCTGCGGCTGCCCGGTCGCCGCGCCCTCCGGCCGCCTCCTCCGCTGGGAGCGGCCGGCCGAGGGTGCGGGGCGGGCGGGCGGCGGGCCGGTGCCGCTGCCGGACGGGGACGCAGCCGGCGCGCCACAGGGCGCGGGCCAGGTGGCGCCCGAGACGCCACGCGGCCCAGGGCGGGCACCCGGCCGTGGTGAGCCAGGCGCGGAGGGTGACGTCGTCCAGCGCCACGTGGATCAGGATGTCGACGGCCATGCCCGGGCGTCCCTCGGGGCGTCCCGCCGGCGGGACCACGGCGCCGCCGCTGTGGCCGGCGGCGGCCGGTTCCTCCAGCCAGACCGCGGCACCCGACTCCCGGAGCGTGGCGGCCAGCAAGGCGAGCAGACGATCGCGGGCGCCGGCGTGCCCGATGACGGCCGGCGCGGGGCCCGCGGACGCGGCGGCCGGCGCCGCGGCGCTCGGGTGCGGGTGGGGTGACGCCGCGGTCACGCGAAGGGCCAGGGTGCGGCCGTGGAGGGCCGAGTCGACGGCCGCGTGCCGGCCGTCGGGGCCCAGGTGGACGCGGTGGCCCAGGTGCTCGAGCACGGCGGCCCAGCCCCCGGCGCCGGCGGGGTCGACGGTGAAGCGGCGACGGTGGCGGACGAGGATGTCCATGGCGCACCCCCCTTGGCCCACGGCGGATCCCGGCGAGGGCCGTCACCGCGGTCCGCCGGCGGTCGGAGCGCCGGGCCGCGGCGCGCGGCGCGGTGACACGGCTCACGGCCGCGGCGATGGGTCGTTGTAACATACGCGCCGGGATGGGGAGGAGTGCGCAGGGCGGAGCGTCCGCCTGTCGGGGGTCGCGCTCACGTCTCCGCCCGGCGGGGCGTGCCCAACATGGAGCCGAGGACGCCGCCGTAGACCAGGTGGGCGATGGCCGCCACCAGGGCACTCCGGGCCCCGGAGAAGCCGGTGCCCAGGAACCCGGGTGACGGGGCGGCGCCGGCCGCCGCGAGCAGGGGCAACACCACCAGGGCACCGGCCAGCCAGATGGCCAGGCCGAAGGCCATGCCGGTCACGGCATTCCCGGCGGGGGCGACGGCGCGGTAGACCAGGGCCCACAGCACGGCCGCCACCAGCAGCGCCGCCAGGCCCCCCAGGGACATGGCCGCCTGGGCCATGGTGCGAGCGTCGCCCATGCCGAGGCCGTCGGCCACGAAACGGGTGAAGGTCCCGCGCTGGGTTCCGACGATGGGCTGCAGCACGTAGACGGTGGCGATCTGCACCAGGCCGGCGATCAGGCCGGCGGCCACGACCCGGGCCGTCGGCACGCCACGGACGGGAGACATGGCTTGCGGTCAGCTCCTCGAGGTCTTGGGCTGGTCCCCCGGTGCGCAGCGGGCATGGCGGCGGCGGAGGCGGCCCCACCCGCGTGCCCGGGCCCATCCCGCGCCCGGGGGCTCGGGCTAGCATTCCCACCGGGGCGCCGCGCCATTCCCGCCGCAGGATCCCCATGGTTGATGTTCCTCCAGCAGGGCGCAGGGGTGCGCGTCTCCCGGCAGCGCAGCGCATCGGCCTCGGGCGCTCGGGCGGGTCGCGCATCGTCCTCGGCAGGATCCCGCATCGCCCACCGGAGCGTTGCCCATCGCCCTTGTACGGGTGTCCGGCCTGCCACGGCCATCCCCCTGGCGGCTGACGCCGGCTTGCGCCTCTCCTCGGGCTCGGGGCGTCCCGCCCGCCCGGGATCCCGGTCGCCGAGGCGGGGTCGCGACGGGGCGGTGCGCGGAACTCGGGGGACCGGGATCCCCCGCCGACCCCCACCGCCGGCCCAGGTGCGGCCCGGGCGGCGGACGACCCCGGGGGACGCGGCTCCCGGGGGCGGGCCGGCACGGAAGATCACGGGGCCAGGCCCGGACGGGCGGGGCAGGTCGGGCAGTGCGCGGTTCAGGGTCCGCGAGGGCGCCCGGCGAGGGGGCAGGCCAAGGCGATCAGCGAGGCGGGTCGGTAGGGCGGCGGCCGCATTGCGCGGCGTCCCGCCTTGGGCTACGTTGGACCTGGCTTCGGCCGGGGCCGGTTCGTCCCATCGCCGGGCGATCGACGGGGGCATCCCGGGCGATGGCGGCCACCGTCCGTCGCGGCGGGACGCGCCGGCCCCGCGCAGGACCGTGCCGGGGAGGGTCGCGTTCGTGGCGCGGACGGAGGTGCGGCAGGGGTCGGCCCACGGGGACCGGCGGACCGCGGTGGCGGCCGCAGGGAGGGCTGGCCGCCATCGGGGC
The sequence above is drawn from the Thermaerobacter sp. FW80 genome and encodes:
- a CDS encoding long-chain fatty acid--CoA ligase — protein: MRGLMLDYQLTIPAMLRRAEQLFGGKAIVTPLPDKSFHRYTYADFVRRAKRLAVALRELGVGRGDRVATLCWNHHQHLEAYFGVPSAGAVLHTLNLRLHPDELAFIVNHAGDRVLLVDHILLPLFERFRERVKLEHVVVVGAEGDVPAGMLDYEQLLAEADESHYEDPDLDENDAAAMCYTSGTTGRPKGVLYSHRAIALHSLAAALADTLGVREADVVLPVVPMFHVNAWGLPFAATLVGAKQVFPGPHLDPGSLLEDLSQERGTLTAGVPTIWLGILQELDRNPGRWDLSSLRAMVVGGSAAPRGMIQAFQERHGLRVVHAWGMTETTPLGTVSTLTPELQEAPADVQYDYRAKQGRPIPFIEIRARNDQGLVPWDGQTMGELEIRGPWVASAYFEAPEAGDRWTDDGWLRTGDIVTIDPQGYIEIKDRAKDLVKSGGEWISSVALENELMAHPAVAEAAVIAVPHPKWQERPLAVVVLKPGQSATKDELLDFLRPKFAKWWLPDDIVFVDQIPRTSTGKFLKQALRERFRDHLTKETAS
- a CDS encoding CoA transferase, with protein sequence MVAAARRPWTSPPCPLPLGGCRVVNLALNVPGPVAAARLQALGATVVKVEPPGGDPLAAVAPAWYAQLTAGQEVRTLDLKTPRGREALERLLADADLLLTAQRPAALARLGLAPAEVGRRFPRLAYVAMVGYPPPRQDEPGHDLTYLAEAGLLEPPVLPRTLMADLAGAERAVSAALALLLGRERGHAARYVEVPLAEAAADWAAPLRHGLTAPGGVLGGGLPLYRCYPAQDGWVALAALEPHFARRLLEALGVRATRGGRAGADTGSGGGRPVPEDAPPAENARPWADAPPWEYARTLEAFLADVFRRRPAREWEDWARERDLPLTAVRAVPRAGDRPAGG
- a CDS encoding alpha/beta hydrolase family protein, with amino-acid sequence MHRAVHPPFQPVELRHRSRVLEGNPWDDPVERSLWVLVPPDGLPAEPVPCIWLLAGFGGTGARLLNYDPWEETLPERLGRLYAQGRIGPVIVALPDCFTYLGGSQYLNSPAVGRYEDYLVQELVPLLEGRYRVRAHGIAGKSSGGYGALVQAARHPEVFRACACHAGDMAFEYCYLPDFPKFLRHVHQLGGLDAYMAAYRRLRDRGEEPGGPWHSSLNVLAMAACYSPDPAEPYGIALPVELETGALRPAVWDRWLAMDPVRMAPRMAEALRRLRLVYVDCGRQDEFHLIWGARQLHRALEGLGVPHRYEEFDGGHFRIAHRYDVSLPLLYRALVEA
- a CDS encoding zinc-binding dehydrogenase; the encoded protein is MLQGYLAGIRRLTVRQVPVPEPGPGEVVVRIRRALTCGTDLKTFRRGHARLPVPGPFGHEASGVVHAVGEGVRRFRPGDPVMWVPTAPCGACPPCRRGQENLCQRLFEPERMALGAYAEFIRLPAPVVSRHLFPKPDHLSFEEAAFLEPLSCVVRGWRRLGKPPEVVVLGTGTIGLLHVMVARALGLARVVVVGRRPAGLELAREVGATETVRADAQEAAPRVQALFGGEGPAAVIEATGRAEGWQAAAQWVRPGGRVLLFGGLAGGTWVHFEAYRLHYEEVDLLGSFHYTPADVREAYGLLAQGRLPVARLITHRRPLVELPTVFQALDRGEAIKVALVPEGDEPGPGGDDA
- a CDS encoding alcohol dehydrogenase catalytic domain-containing protein; this translates as MPEPARPDGSVSPPLPERMRVARLDARGRVEVAWMPVPRPGPGEALVRLRACGICSSDLLDWYVAEKARQGPFVFGHEPAGEIVALGPGTTPPPGLGVGSRVFVHHHAPCMGCAACRRGDYVHCPVWRRTGLIPGGMAEYAVVAPQVLQHDTLPLPDDAGWEVGVLVEPVACAVHALRRAAFRPGSRVLVIGAGFMGQVLGLVARAWGAVERAVVDRLPGRLAWAARRWATLVIDVGDGGAGSSAPGTAPPGTVPWLRAPAHPAAAEPAGVARLLQERWGEGADLVLVSPAGEEPLRLGIAAARPGGTVVMFAPTAPGRDPAIPGHDVFFREIRLVPSYSAGPDDTRDALALLAAGLIPAAELVTHRYPLEQVGTAYRRVKDPDALKVVVEL
- a CDS encoding cupin domain-containing protein codes for the protein MAAVDGSTKSGSALGPDAAAPAANRPLSAEEFARLRVRRFDPTTFRWEGIPDQVYQGPEEPAPRFRNVIRRTLVPGGATPASFEVRYFEVGPGGYSRLELHQHIHAVLVLRGQGEVQLGDEVHRVRPFDLIYVPPRTPHQFRHRGGDGAEPFGFLCVVDAQRDRPQPLDGGPGEG